The Raphanus sativus cultivar WK10039 chromosome 2, ASM80110v3, whole genome shotgun sequence DNA segment gaaataatatttatacatattttgtaatCCTTATTTTAGTAAAATGTAATTCTCTGAAAAAAATAGGATTATTAAACAGAGACTTAAAATTTGCTTAGTCAAATGTAATAGAAAGGGTATATTAATTCTCTGTAAAatctaaaaaaccaaaaatctataacccaaaaatattcaaacaatGTCTAAGAGACACAGATTTTGTAACAGAGGAAAGATTTGAAGAAAAATGTATCAGCGATGGAGATCTTTCGCGATGCGAAGTCCGTGAGATTACGAAGCACCGCACATGAGAAGTATCTAGTAGCAGATAATGATGAAGAGAGTGTGATAATGGGACGAAACGGGTCATCAAAAGAGGCCCGGTGGAGAGTTGAAATGGTACCCGGATCCGAAAAGACCATCCGGTTAAAGAGCTGCCACGGTGGATATTTGACGGCGTCGAACGAGCGGTTGATGCTGGGAGCGACGGGGCATAAGGTGGTTCAGTCGAGGAGGATTCGTGCCGGTGAACCGGCGGGAGAGTGGGAACCGGTTAAAGAAGGGTCAAAGGTGAAAATGAGGAGTAGAAACGGCGGGAATTATTTGAGAGCCAATGGAGGAGTGCCACCTTGGAGGAATACGGTTACGCATGATACGCCGAACCGGACTGTTACGCAGAGTTGGGTGGTTTGGGATGTTGATGTGGTCGAGATTATGGAGCGTTCCCATGGACCGGTTAGTTAATGACTCTTCTAAAGTTCTGGACAAGAAGAGTAGTTTTGTAATAATCAACTTGGCTTCAAATCTGCTTACCCTGCCCATAACAGTAACCACACACCGTGTGATTGAATTACTGaattaaattacaaaatgtTCTGGTTTAGTTAAATTCTTATGTTTGCTAAAAGTTATATAACTGGATAATTTTGcctaaaatatttgtataactGGATATTTTGTTTCATCAATTTTAAACTGTTTATGAATTCGCATAGCATATATAACTGGTTATTTTAACTAAGAAATTATTCAATAGATACTTTTGTTTCactaatattaattatatgaatttGCGTAGGTAGTAGTTTAGCATGATATTTAATTATGTCTCCTTATTTTCATATTAccataagaatatatattattaaaactgaaatacattttagtattatttggagacataaataaataagataaatgaaaattgtttggaaacatggataacatattaaatatttatttttatttacatatttaaccattgcatttataataaattaagtactttttgtattttttatttataaattctaCCACTGCACTTGAgttcaatttaaattaattaattacaatggttgttgtttctttgtggtgaaaataaaaaacaaaaactgaaatatatagtatatattatataaaacaattttaaatatagtattactttatttagtttagtcaaatataaaaatctcGAGAgttcaatttttataaaaaaataaaatatcataaaattaataataatctATAGAAAATTAATACAAAAACTTAAATGTTTAGTatgttatttcattttaaaataaattaacaaaaagcCATATTACTATATGAATAGTATAATTACATCAAATTATAtcaaattgtaatttttttaaatataatatgatgtacaaataaaattttattatcaaattctatattataaaataatatattctactatatatgtaattacagaagataaaaatatacatgaattttttttataaaaccaatggTTTATAAGTTTACTTTaaacacaatttaaattttattatcaatttttttttaaatcgtaaAGGCACGCAAATAATCTTGAAAACATTTCACTCGATTTCCTTTGTATTTTCTTGGTTAGTTTCGGACCGATTCCTGATTAGCGAGACCAACACTAAGATCAGATGTAAAgttcaaaacaaaaccaaaaactgATATATGGCTCAAAAATATATCAGATTCTGAACCGGATTGGGCACACGACCAGTTTGCCCAGTCCATGATAATTGATAACGACCATATACTTAAATAACAAGAGTAACGTATCACAGACACGATCAAGCGTAAAAAGTTGGTGTTACTTGTGATCTCTCTTTGTCATTGGGGCATGGCTTAAGAGTTACGCCTTAAAGAGAGTCCCACACTCGTCAATCTCATCTCTTGTTGTTACCTACGGGcaataaatatacattattttggataatttcctgatttcatatatatacatttttggGTAATTTGTTGACCCATATTCTGATAATAACACATTACTGATATCAATACAGACGAATAGTTAGACCAAAGAAAATACAGACAAATAGGTTACAAGTCCTGCTGATTTATATATAGTATCTTGAATTTAGATCCACATAGTGGGCTACCTTACGAATTTACACAAACTGACCAGGTTACCGAGTTATATAAGGAAAAATGATTCACCATAGAAACAAAATAGATTCATTTTCACCATAGAATAACTTAATTTTAGTCTTTTCTCTCGGTTACAGGTTGTAACCAGGAAGAGGGGAAACATACGTAAAAGGATaacatcaaattatatatatataaatatgctGACGTGGAAACCATAGCTATGGTGAAACACGTCAATTAACACGACTTTTCCATGCCTGGTGGCTAAAATCGTTTCATCACATGGCTATTGATTCTTcaattaattcaaaaataaacGATAGAAAAAAGGCTCACGTGAAGAAGGTTCACGTCACTGCGTGCCGCTTTGGAATTAGTCTCCACTTATAAATACACACCACCAAACACTACATGTAATTCACAATTAGTATAACATAGCTAGTATCAGCAAATGGAGTTTTTCCACAACGCTAAAGCTGTTAGGATGCGTAACGTCCACGAGAAGTATCTGATGGCGGATGAGGACGAAGAGACGGTGACTCAAGACAAGACTGGTTCCGACAAGAGAGCTCGATGGACCGTCGAGCCGGTTCGTGGTTCCTTTGAAGTGATCCGTTTGAGGAGTTGTTACGGTAACTATCTCACCGCCTCGAACGAGCGGTTCTTGCTCGGTGCAACGGGGCGTAAAGTGGTATTGTCGAAACCTAATCGGCTTGGCTCGTCCGTAGAGTGGGAACCTGTGAGAGAAGGATCGAAAGTGAAGCTCAGGACTAGATACGGCAACTTTCTTCGAGCCAATGGTGGACTTCCTCCTTGGCGTAACTCTGTCACGCATGACTCACCTCACAGGTCGGACTCGTTCTTGTGGGATGTTGATCTCATTGAAATCTTGGTCGGGACGGCACCTCCGTCTCTAGCTCCGACGACAACTCTTGCGCCACATAGGAAGCAGTCAAGTCCTCCTATGTCCCGAACCTCTTCAGAAAAATACGTGGAAGAGGTTGGTATTCAGATCAGAACATTggaaattttaaacaatttagtaaatacattatagttttattaaaaataatttagactTGTGATTATAAATagtaattcaaaaaaaattggggGTCTATGATAAATGTTTCACTAGGCTATTCTCAACATCGGATTAGGAATAGGGAAGCTGAATATTTCAGATATAACTTTGGTGTCCAATTATTTCTTTACCTAACCCAGACtaggaaatgttttttttctttgatcaaaACCAGACTAGGAAATGTTACTTTCAAGATTGTCGTCTTAAcatattttttgattttgtgtTGACTAGTTGACTGAGTCGCTGCCAAAATCTGAAGGGAGGATCATCTATTACCATATCGCAGACGAAGAAGGACACGTGGAGGATGAGTCAGCCGTTGGATACGCTTTGACTTTCAAAGGAAATAGCGTGGAACAGTTGACGCAGGCGCTCATGGAAGAGACTAGCATGGATGACGTTGTTGTGTGTACACGCAATCCTTTAAACGGCAAGTTGTTTCCTCTCCGCTTGCAGCTTCCGCCAAACAGTGGGACAATGCACGTCGTTCTAGTTCCCTCGACTACTTAAACGTCATGCTATTTACAAAATTGGTTGATTATAGAATACTAGGTAATATTTTGTGGGTTTGCTTTAATCTTTTATCTGGTGTACATAAGTTTATTCTTTAAGTTTAAGTTTAGccattttatatgtactatgtGGTCCTGTGGAACATTCACCATCAAGAAATGATGTTTTAGTTAAgagatttatttaataatatgttAAAGTTGCCAAGCATTTTGCAAGTCTCACTACTAAAGTGTTCTTGCTGAAAAACTTGTTTACCTAATCATTACCCAAGCAAAAAGAAcaatccccccccccccccccagaACAATCCCCACTTCCCATTAAAAGGTAGATTTTACAAGATCCATATTCATTAATACCAAATCTTTACGCGCGAACGTTTCTCTTATATAGAAGACAATTAATAAACCAAATACAGTATTGCAGTGAGGGGGTTGTAGGCAAATGGTTTGGTTGATTGCAATAATAGAAAAGTAAGCGTTGTAGAATCTGCATAGTGTCACCGGTTTTATAGATACCGAAATAAATATAGGAGCGGGGTTCTCAGTACAATTTTTTTCATGTATTCATGTGAGGCTGTATTTCCATCATGTTCGTAGTTTGTAGAGTAAGGAATCCGAAACCATACACTTCTTCATTGCTTCTTTCGGCAGAATTCGTATAGCATGATGTATCATTTAAAAGGTTTAAAAGCTTTCTTTGGTTGATTGCTAGAAGTTCCATGATGAAGTCCAATTGAAAAACTCAAAAGTTTAGTTATAAAAGAGAGGAAAAAGACCAAATCTGGCCTAGGACTTGTCATGAATTTAGAGGAAAGCATTAATGTCATAATCTGAACagtcccaaaaaaaaaaaaaaaaaatatatatatatatatatatatattcaggtCATATCATCATAGTGTATCTATTACATTTATGGCTTACACTGCGATTTACTTGTTAGAGTTCTATTGTAGAATACCATCTATAGCATCATGACAAAGCCATAAAATTAAACTAGactataaaatatctaatacGATCCAGTTCTTATAACAACGGGtataatttattacataatctAGTTCTTATACCTTATACATAGATACATTGTCATAGTAATCATTAAAACAACATCGATCATCTTCTTGTTGCTTTAAATCATTTCAGCTGTTTTTTGGAACTCATCTCAACATCAGAGAAACTCTTGTCCTCCTCGAAACCTCCCATCTGTAAACCGGTCTTGTACTGGTATCCTCGAGCACAGTACCAAAAATAAACCAGATTAAACACACCCAAAACCGCTATCAGATAATAGAAGTAATCCAACTTTCCCGCATTGAGATTCTTGTTGAGCCAATCAGGACGGTCATGACCACCAGAGAATCTATGAACAGTCGTCACTATCAAACTACTAAGGTAGTTCGAACCGGCGAAGGATAAAGAGAAGAGAGCGTTAGCGATGCTTCTCATATGTTCAGGAAACTGACTGTTGAAGAACTCAATCTGTCCAATGATGTTGAATGCTTCACATAGTCCCATCAGAATGAGCTGCGGGGAGAGCCAAAACACTGACATGGGAGTCATCCCGGTCGGATCTCCGTAGTTAATGGAGCGCAGGCGTCTCATGCGCTCCACTAACCCGGCAACGATCATGGAAAAGATAGCGAAAACGATCCCTGTCCCTATACGTTGGAGGAGTGTGATTCCGGATTTATGGCCGGTGATCCGGCGGAAGAATGGAACCAAAACGCGGTCATATAAGGGAAGAAAGACGCCGATGGTGAGGAGAGAGATGACGGAGAGAGAACCGGCCGGTATCTGGAAGTTGGGGCCTATATGTCGGTCCATTTTCAAAGCTTGAGAGACCGTGAACGTTCCTTGCTGTGTCATAGCCGCGAGTGATATTATTCCAGCCGACCAAACAGGAATGATTCGTATCAAACACTTCACTTCTTCCACTTCTTGAATGCTGCATAGTCGCCACTTGTTCGCGGGAACTCCCTCAGATGTTAAATCGCCTTCTATTATCACCGCCGCTTTGTCTAGAAACCTAATTTTACGCAAGtccaattaaaatatatactaccGCAGCTCcacaattatcaaaattttataaaaattatatacaaaaattgttttaattttttttgtatatttatattttattattgaataatagaaaattgtaaaatttaggAAAcctaattgaatttattgaacaaatgtttatttaattttattgaaaactgGTAGTTACTAGGAAAGTACATTTATCATAGAGAATTagatatgtttttaatatttgtgtagttctcaaatttttatatagacAGGAAAATATTTGagcaaaattgtaaaatatgaTACTAAAATTTGACCTGCAATTGATGAACATCTTTATAAACgagtttatcatttatttgtttgtatttgttttgtaaatttagTTATCTAGTGCATATACTCAATTAAACACTATGCAATTATACGTAAAAATCTAAAGGAATATATAAAGTACCTGTATTGGTTACTATGGTGTAATTTGGATAACACGGTATCTTTAACAGGCGGGTCATAGTAGGTCACAGTGCCGTCATCGTCCGCCGGGAGCTTCATCTTTCGCTTCTTACGAGCTGCCACTAAAACTTGAGCGATACCAGAGAATATACTTCCTTCTGGTTTAACATAGACGTAAAGCTTCATTCCGGCGAAAAACATAACCACGGCACAAGCCATGAGTCCAGTGGGTACACTAAAGCCGATGATCCAGCTGACTTGGTCTTGGATATACACAACAATTGTCTGTGCAATAAGCAGAACCACAGTGAAAGTCATGTAATACCAGTTGAAGAAACTAGCGACTCCTTTAATCCCTTCCTCTGTTCGTTGGTCGAATTGGTCAACACCAAAAGGGATGCTACATGGTCGTATTCCTCCACTCCCTATGGAGAGGAAACCTAGACCTAATAGCAAAATCCCGAACTGGAGTTTGTTCGGACCGCCGCAACTAACGGGATCTTTGCTGTTGCATGTTTCTGGGTGGAGTTGAGGAAGCGATGCCGTGAGTGTCAATGTCACTAGTCCCTGCAGATTTTAGctgatttattaaaatattatctatcaTTCGTTTTCAAACCGATTCTGCAATAGTTATGATGATATTTAACCTTGAAATTCAGTTGGATATAGTTGTTAGTTACTACTGGAAAAGCAAACAATGAAGTGGACTAGTGGAGTAATTTAGTTATCAGTATTCTTAATTATCTTGGATTGCATGTGACTAAAAGGTGATATTACTTTAGTTAGGTACTTGGAATGTCAAATATTACTGTGGGATAGAATGAAGTTATGACAGCaacttcattaaaaaaaaaagttatgacaGCAACTACAGACAATAATTAATTAAGTTTACATTTTGTTTTGACTGAAACATTGTTCTTAATTAGGTTTGACGACTATGATTAAAATGTGTTACTACCCTTGATTAGGTACCAGTTGGTATAAACTATAAACTGATCATGACGTAGTACCTAATACTAATTTTGTTGTTGTAACCCTAATATAGTAAAATTAGTAGTTTATTGTAACAGTTTAAGTCGATCTCCTAAAcgttatttgaaaattaatttttaaataacttttataTGAAAACCCCGTATTTAgtattccaaaaatataatattttctccGTTCCTAAAAGATGGTTGttctggaaaaaaatatttttaaaagatggttgttttatattgtttatgaaaaaattgcaaactttaaaaaaaataattggttTTATTGGATTAATATTGACCAAAAAttgttgaaaattgaaaattaccGAAAACAACAAGTTTATTATAGTGATTTAatgagtttttttaatatatgtgaaaacactaaaaaatctatctttttaaaacatatgGAGTatggttttgtaataaaaagtGGCATGACACTCTTTTATTATGACATGCATATTCTTAATTATAAAACTTCTTTTTGATTAAATTCctaaataacataataataattgggtatataacatatatgtaagtgatcaatattatttttaaaatttaaaataatataattacaatatggtttaatattgttattcttataaatgtatttttatcaaattaattagttaaatgtaaatgtatcataataaattcaaaattaagataaatttaattaaaatttaaaattctaataatatCAAAGATATTTCTATATCCATAATcagcataaatataaaattaatcaattttaattgttgcatttatttaaatttaatcgtgatacaacacattgaaaatatgttttttggAAATATCATAagtcaaacaaaaacaaatattttattttgtaatttatgaatcaatttttaaatattaataaatttaaaaactatttttaatatttttttttttgataaacaattaaaattatttttaaaagttgcaTTTCTGTGCAGTAAACCACCTAGTTACTaatgttcaaataaaaatgaaaaatgcaAAAATGTAATAGTGTAAACACGGGAATTTAGAGGGATGCAACAAATATAATACCCCACTTTCATTAAAATAATGCTATAATAATGAATGAAAGAGACATTAGAAAAGAAACTGTCTCCACATACGTTACGTTACGTTGCATATATAATCTGGAACTTCAATTATTGGACACACTTGTTATCAAATTGTTATCAATAATCTTTATAGACCACTTgtgtattttctttattttctacGCACTTCTCATTAAGATAAGATATAATCCGTTTGATTACGGAACCTCTttattgttttgattattgaagattttttggtaaaaaagaTGGTTTTACCCATTTGTCGAAAATCCAAATATTGTAAGTAGTCAATTCGCGGTGAGAATTGAATTTATGTGACGGTAATTACAACCGCGACCCTTTTAAATTCGACGTTGGTTGATTACATAAGCTCTTTTATGGTAAATGAACCAAGTTATGAAAGCTGTTTTTTGTGAGATGAAAATAGTTCTCTAATAGATCGACCTTATCGTCCTAGAAAGGGTGGTCCCTCTATAATTTCATGCGTTTTCATACAATACAAATGCAATAAATaggaaagaaaatataaacttaaAGTTTTAGTATTATAGTTTTTGTTGAATATATGAATAAAGTTTGTTCTAACGTAATTACCTTGTCATGTCCACTTGCATGATGAAATTATGTGGCACGTACAATGTATCATCTCCACACAATATATAGAGCAATAATTATAACTTTCTACCAGGACGTTAGTATGttatgaatcttttttttttgtcccaCTGTGTATGTTATGAATCAGTATTAGTGTATTACTATTAAGTGTGCATATGTGACACATTAAGATTAGCATATCAATAAAAGTAAAGAGAAGAGTACTAATACGTACGAGGAGGGTGGCGAATGAGGCGAACGCGATGGTCTTGAAACGGCCGACGTAAGCGTCCGAGATAAACGCGCCCACTAGAGGAGTGAGATTGCTGAAACCAGACCAAATGTTGATGACATTTGCAGCGTCGACTTGTTCTAAGTGGAACACTCTGGTTAGATACACCATGAAGTTTGACAACAACCCAATCGTTCCAAGTCTCTCCAACGTCTCATTTCctgtttttcaaatttcaaagcTTCCGATAGTTTTATTTCGGGTTTAAACAAAAGCAGTTATTGTAAAAAAAGGTTTTTTGAGTGAATAAACTTTTACATCCATTCAAAAAATGTCAGCAGATAAATGGacgattttttttgtcaaataaatGGACGATTATGTTAACAGTTTTCTTTCCGTTTCAATTATAAATAAGTAGTCAGATAGACGAGTATCAAACATGATGGACCGACGGTTACAAGAATATATCATAATATGATCCTTCGGaagaaaacatgaaaacaaaatttatattattcttGATCGGTTGAAAAGATCAAACGCCATTTTCTTTCTCTGTCTATGACTGTTACGTTCAAGGATTTAGGCAAAAAGTGGTATTGAAACATCTGTCAAGGATAATAAGTGTATAACgtaaaaaaaaagtgtataaTGTATTCACTGGTTTCTAGAAGTTTTATGTTCAAATATGGAAACTAATTACATGTAAGTTGAGGAAGGTTCAAGGATTAGGTTGTACAAGAAATAAATTACGTTCACGAACCAAAGAAAAACACATACCTAAAATGAACGAGACGGCTCTCCATCCTCCAGGCTTTTTCTCAACTTTCTCAGCATCCACGATAGAGTGCGGCGGCGAACTTTTCTGATTGTGAGAATCAACAACATCCATCTCCGCCGGCAGTGGCGATTTGGAGTAATTACTAGAGGGTGTGAAGAAGAAGTGTCTTTCTCTTCGCACTTCGAACTTAGGGTGGAACTGATGTTGCGAGATTGGAATCTTACTTTTATGCAAGTGACATAGATAAATCAAGGTAAACACATGGAATGATTGATAAATGTAGAGAGTGGGCACATCACGCGTGCACTTTCTCTCTGTTAGAAGCTTTTTTGGGTGTAATGGGGAAGTGTATGTACCTATGTATATATAAGGGAATGAGTAGATATTATATGGTGGGTGTGGGTAAATTTGAATGACGTTCGCCACTAGTAGCCTCACATGAGAAATTGGAAGCTAAAAAGAACGTTATTTTTGtgctatattttttattttcttacatcGTACGTAATAACATTGTCCCACGTATTGCGAACTTTCCGTGTTTCATACATTTGTTACGGTGCAATATAAagttacaatt contains these protein-coding regions:
- the LOC108842706 gene encoding uncharacterized protein LOC108842706, with translation MEFFHNAKAVRMRNVHEKYLMADEDEETVTQDKTGSDKRARWTVEPVRGSFEVIRLRSCYGNYLTASNERFLLGATGRKVVLSKPNRLGSSVEWEPVREGSKVKLRTRYGNFLRANGGLPPWRNSVTHDSPHRSDSFLWDVDLIEILVGTAPPSLAPTTTLAPHRKQSSPPMSRTSSEKYVEELTESLPKSEGRIIYYHIADEEGHVEDESAVGYALTFKGNSVEQLTQALMEETSMDDVVVCTRNPLNGKLFPLRLQLPPNSGTMHVVLVPSTT
- the LOC108842707 gene encoding protein NRT1/ PTR FAMILY 2.13 yields the protein MDVVDSHNQKSSPPHSIVDAEKVEKKPGGWRAVSFILGNETLERLGTIGLLSNFMVYLTRVFHLEQVDAANVINIWSGFSNLTPLVGAFISDAYVGRFKTIAFASFATLLGLVTLTLTASLPQLHPETCNSKDPVSCGGPNKLQFGILLLGLGFLSIGSGGIRPCSIPFGVDQFDQRTEEGIKGVASFFNWYYMTFTVVLLIAQTIVVYIQDQVSWIIGFSVPTGLMACAVVMFFAGMKLYVYVKPEGSIFSGIAQVLVAARKKRKMKLPADDDGTVTYYDPPVKDTVLSKLHHSNQYRFLDKAAVIIEGDLTSEGVPANKWRLCSIQEVEEVKCLIRIIPVWSAGIISLAAMTQQGTFTVSQALKMDRHIGPNFQIPAGSLSVISLLTIGVFLPLYDRVLVPFFRRITGHKSGITLLQRIGTGIVFAIFSMIVAGLVERMRRLRSINYGDPTGMTPMSVFWLSPQLILMGLCEAFNIIGQIEFFNSQFPEHMRSIANALFSLSFAGSNYLSSLIVTTVHRFSGGHDRPDWLNKNLNAGKLDYFYYLIAVLGVFNLVYFWYCARGYQYKTGLQMGGFEEDKSFSDVEMSSKKQLK